One region of Sulfuriroseicoccus oceanibius genomic DNA includes:
- the gyrB gene encoding DNA topoisomerase (ATP-hydrolyzing) subunit B → MAEDKDPDQTKVSEQQEYGAAQIDKLEGLEAVRKRPGMYIGDPDVRGLHHCVFEVLDNSIDEHLAGYCDTIDINIHVDGSISVKDNGRGIPVDMHPKFGVPAVELVLTNLHAGGKFGQGAYKYSGGLHGVGAKCVNALSDWFRAEVSREGKVYMIEFERGKTTKQLEVIGEVAEKVSGTQITFFPDATIFTDTIEFEFERLAKRLRELSFLNPGLTINLVDERAEAEGAVKKETFFYADGIVEFVRQLGENKTLVHEEPVALSGSREIEVDYDGKVVNDDVFADIVFHYNDSYNDQILCYANSIPNGDGGTHLTGFRTALTRAVNKYAKDAKLIKDKDPSLSGDDVREGLIAVISVKMPNPRFSSQTKDKLVNTEIEGVVSSIVYEGLIEHFDENPNLAKRIIEKSINAARAREAARKARETVRKSALSGGGLPGKLADCSERDPAKSELYIVEGDSAGGSAKSGRNRTTQAILPLRGKVINVEKARLHKALQNREIQAMITAIGAGIGEGDQEGAFNLEKVRYHKIVIMTDADIDGAHIRTLLLTFFCRHMPELVRAGYLYIAQPPLYKITRKKREEYVADDARLNEILISIGADEVSLRKPGQAGSEIEADMLKQVLESLSSLKRYVDTLEGHGGDFRDLLDHRVDGVLPEFLVRVRAGNDESIHYFATEKQLRDFAAENRDLRLFNEELSEEEIAEIKSRDVMRRAVVRELHECHAISKLLARVQEFGLDTDPFYAPQGEAVYELVETVGDHEETTPVNNILEVLDRVLEIGRKGMRIQRFKGLGEMNAKELYATTMDPETRKFLRVRLDEENAVEADRMFDILMGDVVEPRKRFIEDNALSVRNLDV, encoded by the coding sequence ATGGCCGAAGATAAGGATCCCGATCAAACCAAGGTTTCAGAGCAGCAGGAATACGGAGCTGCTCAGATTGACAAGCTCGAAGGGTTGGAAGCGGTGCGTAAGCGCCCTGGCATGTATATCGGCGACCCCGATGTGCGTGGTTTGCACCACTGTGTGTTCGAAGTGCTGGATAACTCGATTGACGAGCATCTGGCAGGATATTGCGACACGATTGACATCAACATCCACGTGGATGGATCGATTTCGGTCAAAGACAACGGCCGGGGTATTCCGGTCGACATGCACCCGAAGTTCGGGGTGCCGGCGGTTGAGCTGGTGCTGACCAATCTGCACGCGGGTGGTAAGTTCGGCCAGGGGGCGTACAAGTACTCCGGTGGTCTTCACGGTGTGGGTGCGAAGTGTGTGAACGCACTTTCCGATTGGTTCCGTGCGGAAGTTTCCCGTGAGGGGAAAGTTTACATGATCGAGTTCGAGCGCGGCAAGACGACCAAGCAGCTCGAAGTGATCGGCGAAGTAGCGGAGAAGGTTTCTGGAACGCAGATCACCTTTTTCCCGGATGCGACTATTTTCACGGATACGATTGAGTTTGAGTTCGAGCGTCTGGCGAAGCGTCTGCGCGAACTGTCGTTCCTCAACCCGGGCTTGACGATCAACCTGGTCGACGAGCGAGCCGAGGCCGAGGGGGCTGTGAAGAAGGAGACCTTCTTCTACGCGGACGGTATCGTCGAGTTCGTGCGTCAGCTCGGTGAGAACAAAACATTGGTTCACGAGGAGCCTGTGGCTCTGAGCGGATCGCGTGAAATTGAAGTCGATTACGACGGCAAAGTGGTGAACGACGACGTCTTCGCTGACATCGTGTTCCACTACAACGATTCGTATAACGATCAGATCCTTTGTTACGCCAACTCGATTCCAAACGGTGACGGCGGAACGCACCTCACAGGTTTCCGTACCGCGTTGACGCGTGCGGTGAACAAATACGCCAAAGATGCGAAGCTGATTAAGGACAAGGATCCATCGCTTTCCGGTGATGATGTCCGCGAGGGCTTGATCGCGGTGATCAGTGTGAAGATGCCGAACCCGCGCTTCTCGTCGCAGACCAAGGACAAGCTGGTCAACACGGAGATCGAAGGTGTGGTGAGCTCAATCGTTTACGAAGGGCTGATCGAGCACTTCGACGAGAATCCAAACCTGGCCAAGCGCATCATCGAGAAGTCGATTAATGCGGCGCGTGCCCGTGAAGCGGCCCGCAAGGCGCGTGAAACGGTGCGTAAGTCGGCGCTCTCCGGTGGTGGTCTGCCGGGTAAGCTGGCGGACTGCTCCGAGCGCGATCCGGCGAAATCCGAACTGTATATTGTGGAGGGTGACTCCGCAGGTGGTTCCGCGAAATCGGGACGTAACCGTACAACCCAGGCGATCCTTCCATTGCGCGGTAAGGTGATCAACGTGGAGAAAGCGCGCTTGCACAAGGCGCTGCAGAACCGCGAAATCCAGGCGATGATCACTGCGATTGGCGCGGGGATCGGCGAGGGCGACCAGGAGGGTGCCTTCAATTTGGAAAAGGTGCGCTACCACAAGATCGTCATCATGACCGATGCCGACATTGACGGTGCCCACATCCGGACCTTGTTGCTGACCTTCTTCTGCCGTCACATGCCGGAGTTGGTGCGTGCCGGATATCTCTACATTGCCCAGCCGCCGTTGTATAAGATCACGCGTAAGAAGCGTGAGGAATACGTGGCGGACGATGCGCGCTTGAATGAGATTTTGATCTCGATTGGTGCGGATGAGGTGAGCCTGCGCAAGCCGGGGCAGGCCGGTAGCGAGATCGAAGCGGACATGCTCAAGCAAGTGCTTGAGTCGCTTTCCAGCTTGAAGCGCTACGTTGATACGCTCGAGGGCCACGGTGGCGATTTCCGCGACCTGCTCGATCACCGGGTGGATGGCGTGTTGCCTGAGTTCCTGGTGCGTGTGCGTGCGGGTAATGACGAGTCGATCCACTATTTTGCCACTGAGAAGCAGTTGCGAGACTTCGCCGCGGAGAACCGCGACCTTCGTTTGTTCAATGAGGAACTGAGCGAGGAAGAGATCGCCGAGATCAAGTCGCGTGACGTGATGCGTCGTGCGGTGGTGCGCGAATTGCACGAGTGCCATGCAATTTCCAAGTTGCTCGCACGGGTTCAGGAGTTCGGATTGGACACGGATCCGTTCTACGCTCCTCAAGGCGAGGCGGTGTACGAGTTGGTGGAGACCGTTGGGGATCACGAGGAGACAACTCCAGTGAACAACATCCTCGAAGTGCTCGACCGCGTGCTCGAGATCGGCCGCAAGGGAATGCGAATCCAGCGATTCAAGGGATTGGGTGAGATGAACGCTAAAGAGCTTTATGCCACCACCATGGATCCGGAGACCCGCAAGTTCCTTCGCGTGCGTCTGGATGA